One window of Macrococcus sp. 19Msa1099 genomic DNA carries:
- the pcrA gene encoding DNA helicase PcrA produces the protein MNDLLKHMNEEQRQAVMTTEGPLLIMAGAGSGKTRVLTHRIAYLIDEKDVSPYKILAITFTNKAAKEMKERVKKIIGDESDVIWISTFHSMCVRILRRDIDRIGIERNFTILDPTDQRSVVKDILKRENIDPKKYDPRMFVAEISNLKNEMKSPDDAIEAASDFMSMMISKVYAEYQRVLLKNHALDFDDLIMTTIQLFERVPEVLDYYQSKFQYIHVDEYQDTNRAQYLLVKMLADKFKNICVVGDSDQSIYGWRGADIYNILSFEDDYKDAKTIFLERNYRSTKNILFAANEVIKNNTERKPKALWTDNDHGSKINYYKAMSERAEAEYIVSEILKKKRENYALSDMAILYRTNAQSRVIEETLMKSNISYTMVGGTKFYDRKEIKDLLSYLRLVANSNEDISFTRIINTPKRGIGPGALDKIIAYAEHNGLSYFDALAEVDFIGLPKKTTEKLVEFYTMMDNLMKQQEFLSITELTQTLLDKSGYMKMLEAENTLESQSRIENIQEFMNVPKDYEKDTPVEEQSLINFLTDLQLVADVDNADLEAGVTLMTMHSAKGLEFKVVFVAGLEESIFPHSRSLNSDSEMEEERRLMYVAITRAEEHLYLSHAEMRNLFGRTQANKKSRFISEIPEDILDIPVARKFPAGVKRGPARRMTQAASAAQAQATYKVGDKVMHKSWGEGLISNVTDKGGSTELDIIFKSVGMKRLLSQFAPIEKKE, from the coding sequence ATGAATGATTTATTAAAACATATGAATGAAGAGCAGCGTCAGGCAGTGATGACGACAGAAGGCCCACTTCTTATAATGGCAGGAGCAGGTTCTGGTAAGACACGCGTGCTGACACATCGCATCGCTTATTTAATTGACGAGAAAGATGTTTCACCTTATAAGATTCTAGCAATCACATTTACGAATAAAGCGGCGAAAGAAATGAAAGAACGTGTCAAGAAGATTATCGGTGACGAGAGTGATGTTATCTGGATATCAACATTCCACTCGATGTGTGTCCGTATATTAAGACGTGATATTGACCGTATCGGTATTGAGCGTAACTTTACGATATTAGACCCAACAGATCAGCGTTCTGTCGTTAAGGATATATTAAAGCGTGAGAATATCGATCCGAAGAAGTATGATCCACGTATGTTCGTTGCAGAAATTTCGAACTTAAAGAATGAAATGAAATCACCTGATGATGCGATTGAGGCAGCGAGTGACTTTATGAGTATGATGATCAGCAAAGTTTATGCAGAGTACCAGCGCGTGCTGCTTAAGAATCATGCACTGGACTTTGACGACCTCATTATGACGACGATTCAACTGTTTGAACGTGTCCCTGAAGTTCTGGATTATTACCAGTCGAAGTTTCAGTATATCCATGTCGACGAGTATCAGGATACAAATAGAGCGCAGTATCTGCTCGTGAAGATGCTTGCCGATAAATTTAAGAATATTTGTGTCGTCGGTGACTCGGATCAGTCGATATACGGATGGCGTGGGGCAGATATTTATAACATCTTAAGCTTTGAAGATGATTATAAAGATGCTAAGACGATCTTTTTAGAACGTAATTATCGCTCGACGAAAAATATTCTGTTTGCTGCAAATGAAGTGATCAAAAATAATACAGAACGCAAACCGAAAGCACTTTGGACAGACAACGACCATGGCTCTAAGATCAACTACTATAAAGCGATGTCAGAACGTGCAGAAGCGGAGTATATCGTTTCAGAGATATTGAAGAAAAAGCGTGAAAACTATGCGCTTAGTGATATGGCAATACTGTATCGAACGAATGCACAGTCTCGTGTTATCGAGGAAACGCTGATGAAATCAAACATCAGCTATACGATGGTCGGAGGCACAAAGTTCTATGACAGAAAAGAAATTAAAGACCTGCTTAGTTATCTTCGCCTTGTTGCTAATAGCAACGAAGATATCAGTTTTACGCGAATTATCAATACACCAAAACGCGGTATAGGGCCTGGTGCACTGGATAAGATTATCGCTTATGCAGAGCATAATGGTCTGAGTTACTTTGATGCACTAGCTGAAGTAGATTTTATCGGACTGCCGAAGAAGACGACAGAGAAACTCGTTGAATTCTATACAATGATGGACAACTTAATGAAGCAGCAGGAATTCTTATCTATTACGGAATTAACCCAGACACTGCTCGATAAATCGGGTTATATGAAGATGCTTGAAGCAGAGAATACTTTAGAATCACAGTCACGTATTGAGAACATTCAGGAGTTTATGAATGTGCCGAAAGATTATGAAAAGGACACGCCAGTTGAAGAACAGTCCTTAATTAATTTCCTGACAGATTTACAACTCGTTGCAGATGTTGACAATGCAGATTTAGAAGCGGGAGTTACGCTGATGACGATGCACTCAGCAAAGGGCTTAGAGTTTAAAGTCGTCTTTGTTGCAGGTCTTGAAGAGTCGATATTCCCGCATAGCCGTAGCTTGAATAGTGATAGCGAGATGGAAGAGGAACGTCGTTTAATGTACGTTGCAATTACAAGGGCAGAAGAACATCTTTATTTATCTCATGCTGAGATGCGTAACTTATTCGGCCGAACACAAGCGAATAAGAAGTCGAGATTTATCTCTGAAATTCCAGAGGATATTCTGGATATACCAGTAGCGAGAAAGTTTCCAGCAGGTGTTAAACGCGGACCAGCACGTAGAATGACGCAAGCGGCTTCTGCTGCTCAAGCTCAAGCTACCTATAAAGTTGGTGACAAAGTAATGCATAAATCATGGGGAGAAGGATTAATCAGCAATGTGACGGATAAAGGTGGTTCAACAGAACTGGATATCATCTTCAAATCTGTAGGGATGAAGCGACTGTTAAGCCAGTTTGCCCCAATTGAAAAGAAGGAGTAA
- a CDS encoding heptaprenylglyceryl phosphate synthase, protein MYEVKDWQHVFKLDPAKEISDAHLELICESGTDAIFIGGSDNVTVDNVLDLMSRVRRYTVPCVLELSTLESAIPGFDHYMIPSVLNSSDVAFHNGILHEAIKQFGHMIDYDLFTLEGYIVLNKESKVAQLTKANTVLSTEDIEAYAEMIEEVYKLKTMYIEYSGTYGDVEMVKAAKRKLKSTRLIYGGGIDSRARAQEMLEVADTIVVGNVIYTDIKAALQTVKVGL, encoded by the coding sequence ATGTACGAAGTGAAAGATTGGCAACATGTATTTAAGTTAGATCCAGCGAAAGAAATTAGCGATGCACACCTGGAGCTTATTTGCGAGTCAGGAACAGATGCCATCTTTATCGGTGGATCTGATAATGTAACGGTAGATAATGTACTCGATTTAATGAGCCGTGTAAGGAGATATACAGTCCCTTGCGTACTAGAATTATCGACTTTGGAAAGTGCGATACCAGGATTTGATCATTATATGATTCCTTCTGTACTTAATAGTTCGGATGTAGCGTTTCACAATGGAATACTGCACGAAGCAATTAAACAGTTCGGTCATATGATTGATTATGACCTGTTTACATTAGAGGGCTATATTGTACTTAACAAAGAGAGTAAAGTGGCGCAGCTAACGAAGGCGAATACAGTATTATCGACAGAGGATATTGAAGCCTATGCTGAGATGATTGAGGAAGTATATAAGCTGAAGACAATGTATATAGAATATAGCGGAACCTATGGTGATGTGGAAATGGTTAAGGCTGCAAAACGAAAACTGAAATCTACGCGTCTGATATATGGTGGAGGTATTGATTCACGCGCACGCGCACAAGAGATGCTTGAAGTCGCAGATACAATTGTCGTTGGGAACGTCATCTATACAGATATTAAGGCAGCATTACAAACAGTAAAGGTAGGATTATAA
- a CDS encoding M15 family metallopeptidase, with the protein MKKLLIIIIVCLAACSNEQVVTQKDTYVASPKYERITRNGVTYINDILIVNKKIRLPADFNPGENRYARMKLDQMIKDAKKDKEYLVVRSGYRSYQMQEKLYKEFKARDANADTYSARPGYSEHQTGLSFDIGSVDSAKDLTISFGDTTEGEWLAQNAHKYGFIIRYPEGKSNITGYQYESWHVRYVGTKIAKDIFTKNITLEEYLGLYPKDQTVQ; encoded by the coding sequence ATGAAGAAATTACTCATCATCATTATTGTGTGTTTAGCTGCCTGTTCAAATGAACAAGTTGTCACACAGAAAGACACATATGTAGCATCACCGAAATATGAACGCATAACGCGTAATGGCGTTACATATATTAATGATATACTCATCGTTAATAAGAAAATTAGATTGCCTGCTGATTTCAATCCTGGAGAGAATCGATACGCGCGTATGAAATTAGATCAGATGATTAAAGATGCCAAGAAAGATAAAGAATATCTCGTTGTAAGAAGTGGCTATCGTTCTTATCAGATGCAGGAAAAACTATATAAAGAGTTTAAAGCACGAGATGCGAATGCAGACACTTATAGTGCACGCCCTGGTTACTCTGAACATCAGACAGGACTTTCCTTTGATATTGGCTCTGTTGACTCTGCGAAAGATTTAACGATTTCATTTGGTGATACGACTGAAGGAGAATGGCTGGCACAAAATGCACATAAATATGGATTTATCATCAGGTATCCTGAAGGTAAGTCAAATATTACAGGGTATCAGTATGAGTCATGGCATGTGCGATATGTTGGCACAAAGATTGCAAAAGATATATTTACTAAGAACATAACACTTGAAGAATATCTTGGATTATACCCGAAAGATCAGACAGTACAATAA
- a CDS encoding M15 family metallopeptidase has translation MRKLFVILLSAMLLTACQEGKAPVETKDKTQNNKKETVQVKEKQGATTHHKEIKDGITYIDGILIVNKDIALPKTYHPDVSQVANQHLNELIAAGNEDGLNFVLRSAFRSYETQASLYNQYVTRDGQKKADTYSARPGHSEHQTGLAFDLGNIEGTDDFMESFEDTKEGKWLKSHAHEYGFIIRYPKGKTDITGYQYEPWHLRYLGQPTAEKVYESGLTLEEYLGLK, from the coding sequence GTGAGAAAATTATTTGTAATACTGTTGTCGGCAATGCTGCTTACTGCTTGCCAAGAGGGTAAAGCACCTGTTGAAACTAAAGACAAGACTCAAAACAATAAAAAAGAAACGGTACAAGTTAAAGAAAAGCAAGGAGCAACGACACATCACAAAGAAATAAAAGACGGAATCACCTATATCGATGGAATTCTCATCGTAAATAAAGATATAGCACTTCCAAAAACGTATCATCCAGATGTGAGTCAGGTGGCAAATCAGCATTTAAATGAGTTGATCGCTGCAGGGAACGAAGACGGATTAAACTTCGTACTCCGTAGTGCCTTTAGAAGTTATGAGACGCAAGCATCACTATATAACCAGTATGTTACAAGAGATGGACAGAAGAAGGCAGACACCTATAGTGCACGCCCTGGTCATTCTGAACATCAGACGGGACTTGCATTTGATTTAGGTAATATTGAAGGCACAGACGATTTTATGGAATCTTTTGAGGATACAAAAGAAGGTAAGTGGCTGAAAAGTCATGCCCATGAATATGGGTTCATCATACGATATCCGAAAGGAAAAACTGATATTACGGGGTACCAGTATGAACCGTGGCATTTAAGATATCTAGGGCAACCTACAGCGGAGAAGGTATATGAAAGTGGCCTCACATTAGAAGAATATCTCGGTCTAAAATAA
- a CDS encoding YerC/YecD family TrpR-related protein gives MQIDKLRGKQLDDLFDAILTLKTREECYLFFDDLCTVNELQSLSQRLLVAKMIKQGHTYASIEKESGASTATISRVKRSLQWGNDAYTLVLNRLDEEE, from the coding sequence TTGCAAATTGACAAACTTAGAGGGAAGCAACTGGATGACTTATTTGATGCTATACTGACACTTAAGACACGCGAAGAATGTTATTTGTTCTTTGATGATTTATGTACAGTGAATGAATTACAGTCGTTATCCCAACGTCTGCTTGTTGCGAAAATGATTAAGCAAGGACATACGTATGCTTCTATTGAAAAGGAATCAGGTGCATCTACCGCTACTATTTCACGCGTGAAACGTTCACTTCAATGGGGGAACGATGCATATACGCTCGTCTTAAATCGATTGGATGAAGAAGAATAA
- the purB gene encoding adenylosuccinate lyase yields the protein MIERYSREEMSNIWTEQNRFEAWLEVEILASEAWAELGYIPKEDVKLIRQNARVDVERAKEIEMETRHDVVAFTRQVSETLGEEKKWVHYGLTSTDVVDTALSYVIKQANDIIEKDLERFIEVLKQKALKHKTTLMMGRTHGVHAEPTTFGLKMALWYMEMQRNLKRFKEVRKEIEVGKMSGAVGTFANIPPEIESYVCEKLGLGYAEISTQTLQRDRHAYYIATLSLIATSIEKFAVEVRGLQKTETREVEEAFAKGQKGSSAMPHKRNPIGSENVTGIARVIRGYLTTAYENVPLWHERDISHSSAERIMLPDVTIALDYMLNRFTNIIDNLTVYEDNMKANMEKTFGLIYSQRVMLTLIDKGMVREEAYDTVQPKAMESWATKTPFRELVEQDSKITDLLSKEELDECFNENHHLNQIDTLFRRAGLE from the coding sequence ATGATTGAACGTTATTCAAGAGAAGAGATGTCAAACATCTGGACGGAACAAAACAGATTTGAGGCTTGGTTAGAAGTTGAGATACTTGCAAGTGAAGCTTGGGCAGAATTAGGATATATCCCTAAAGAAGATGTGAAGTTAATCCGTCAGAATGCTCGTGTTGATGTTGAACGCGCAAAAGAAATTGAGATGGAAACACGTCATGACGTTGTTGCTTTTACACGTCAAGTATCTGAAACATTAGGAGAAGAGAAGAAATGGGTGCACTACGGTTTAACGAGTACAGATGTAGTGGATACAGCGTTAAGCTATGTGATTAAACAAGCGAATGACATTATCGAGAAAGATCTTGAAAGGTTCATCGAAGTATTAAAACAAAAAGCATTAAAGCATAAAACAACACTCATGATGGGTAGAACGCACGGTGTACATGCTGAACCGACAACATTCGGTTTAAAGATGGCGTTATGGTACATGGAAATGCAGCGTAACTTAAAGCGTTTTAAAGAAGTGCGTAAAGAAATCGAAGTTGGTAAGATGAGTGGCGCAGTAGGTACGTTTGCAAACATTCCACCTGAAATTGAAAGCTATGTTTGTGAGAAATTAGGATTAGGATATGCTGAAATTTCAACACAGACGCTGCAACGTGACCGTCATGCTTACTACATTGCTACATTAAGCTTAATTGCTACATCAATTGAGAAGTTTGCAGTAGAAGTACGTGGTCTCCAAAAGACTGAAACACGTGAAGTTGAAGAAGCATTTGCTAAAGGTCAAAAAGGATCTTCTGCAATGCCGCATAAGCGTAATCCAATCGGTTCAGAGAATGTTACAGGTATCGCACGTGTTATTCGTGGCTACTTAACAACAGCTTACGAAAATGTACCATTATGGCATGAACGTGATATTTCACATTCATCTGCTGAACGTATTATGTTACCGGACGTAACGATTGCGTTAGACTACATGTTAAATCGTTTCACGAACATCATCGATAACTTAACAGTTTACGAAGATAACATGAAAGCAAATATGGAGAAGACATTCGGCTTAATCTACTCACAACGCGTCATGCTTACGTTAATCGATAAAGGTATGGTTCGTGAAGAAGCGTACGATACTGTTCAACCGAAAGCGATGGAATCATGGGCAACGAAGACGCCATTCCGTGAGCTAGTTGAGCAAGATAGCAAGATTACTGACTTATTATCGAAAGAAGAACTTGATGAGTGTTTCAACGAGAATCACCATTTAAATCAAATCGATACATTGTTCCGCCGCGCTGGATTAGAATAA
- a CDS encoding NETI motif-containing protein: protein MKFEVKDNETITQCLERMKQAGYAPVKRFQKPIFRENEKGEIEVYKEQIIFTGKKIQ, encoded by the coding sequence ATGAAGTTTGAAGTTAAAGACAATGAAACAATTACACAATGTTTAGAACGCATGAAGCAAGCAGGTTATGCACCAGTAAAAAGATTTCAAAAGCCAATTTTTCGTGAAAATGAAAAAGGTGAAATAGAAGTGTATAAAGAACAGATTATTTTTACTGGTAAAAAGATTCAATAA
- a CDS encoding DUF2179 domain-containing protein, translating into MPAIDNPWITVLLIFVINIFYVSFLTMRMILTLKGYRYLAAFVSVLEVLVYIVGLGMVMNGLDKIENIIAYALGFGAGIIVGMKIEEMIALGYIVINVTTAEYDKEIPKTLRDLGYGVTHYAAHGRDGDRLVMQILTPRRFELKLMDTVKQLDPKAFIIAYEPKNIHGGFWVKGVRSKKLKAYDTDEV; encoded by the coding sequence GTGCCGGCAATAGATAACCCATGGATTACCGTGCTATTAATATTTGTTATCAATATTTTTTATGTATCGTTCTTAACGATGCGTATGATTCTGACACTTAAAGGTTATAGATATCTCGCAGCCTTTGTTTCAGTATTAGAAGTACTTGTCTATATCGTAGGATTAGGTATGGTAATGAATGGTCTAGATAAGATAGAAAACATCATCGCTTATGCATTAGGATTTGGTGCAGGGATTATTGTAGGGATGAAGATTGAAGAAATGATTGCATTAGGCTATATCGTTATCAATGTGACGACTGCGGAATATGACAAGGAAATTCCGAAAACTTTGCGTGACCTAGGTTACGGTGTAACGCACTATGCAGCACATGGTCGTGATGGTGATCGTCTTGTAATGCAAATTTTAACTCCACGTCGTTTTGAACTTAAATTAATGGACACAGTGAAGCAGCTTGATCCGAAAGCATTTATCATTGCATATGAGCCTAAGAATATTCATGGTGGATTCTGGGTTAAAGGTGTGCGCAGTAAAAAGTTAAAGGCGTATGATACAGATGAAGTTTGA
- the nadE gene encoding ammonia-dependent NAD(+) synthetase, producing the protein MLQQQIIEILKTKPSIDAGEETREIINFIKTYVQRYPFIKSLVLGISGGQDSTLCGKLCQMAVDELKSERDIEFIAVRLPYGVQKDEQDCEDAIAFIQPDKVITINIKKAVDASIETLKRAEITLTDFQKGNEKARERMKAQYSIAAATEGIVIGTDHAAESITGFYTKFGDGGADIFPLAGLNKRQGKSILKYLGCPVHLYEKVPTADLEEDKPQLPDEVALGVTYEAIDDYLEGKTVDAESREKIESHYIKTQHKRMLPITRYSIEELIK; encoded by the coding sequence ATGCTCCAACAACAAATTATTGAAATATTAAAGACAAAGCCATCCATTGATGCCGGAGAAGAAACGCGTGAAATCATTAACTTTATCAAGACATATGTTCAGCGCTATCCTTTTATAAAATCACTAGTGCTTGGAATTTCAGGAGGACAGGATTCAACACTTTGCGGTAAGCTTTGCCAGATGGCGGTGGATGAACTCAAGTCAGAGCGCGATATCGAATTTATTGCAGTGCGATTACCATACGGTGTTCAAAAAGACGAACAGGATTGCGAAGATGCAATAGCTTTTATTCAACCTGACAAAGTAATTACGATTAATATTAAAAAAGCTGTAGATGCTAGTATTGAAACATTGAAAAGAGCAGAAATTACGTTAACAGATTTCCAAAAAGGTAATGAAAAAGCACGTGAACGTATGAAGGCACAGTACTCGATCGCCGCTGCAACGGAAGGCATAGTTATCGGAACAGATCATGCGGCAGAAAGTATTACAGGGTTCTACACGAAATTTGGAGATGGCGGAGCCGACATATTCCCCCTTGCCGGCTTAAATAAGCGTCAAGGTAAATCTATCCTGAAGTATCTAGGTTGTCCGGTTCATCTATATGAAAAAGTTCCGACAGCTGACCTGGAAGAAGATAAACCACAATTGCCTGACGAAGTCGCACTCGGTGTGACTTATGAAGCAATCGATGACTACCTTGAAGGTAAGACAGTAGATGCTGAGTCTCGAGAAAAGATAGAAAGTCATTATATAAAAACTCAGCATAAGCGTATGCTTCCGATCACACGTTATTCAATCGAGGAACTCATAAAATAA
- a CDS encoding nicotinate phosphoribosyltransferase, which translates to MYNYQDDSLMLHTDLYQINMGETYWNDGIHEQTAVFDVYFRSMPFDNGYAVFAGLERVIEYVKGFKFSETDIAYLKTLGYKEDYLSYLKDLKFTGNIRAMQEGEVCFNNEPLLRIEAPLIQAQLLETAILNIVNFQVLIATKASRIKQVVGDEIVMEFGTRRAQELDAAIWGTRAAYIAGFDSTSNVRAGKLFGIPVAGTHAHAMVQAYDDEYVAFKKYAERHKNCVFLVDTFHTLKSGMPNAIRVAKELGDKINFVGIRLDSGDLAYLSKEARRMLDEAGFPDAKIFASNDLDEETIIALKQQGAKITAWGIGTKLITAFDQPALGAVYKLVAIENKAGQLEDRIKISNNAEKVTTPGKKKVYRIINNQTNKSEGDYITLDFEDPSKEKPLKMFHPIHTYKQKWINDFTARDLHQDIFVGGKLVYEVPSLEVSRKYLQDNLNLLWEEAIRYLNPEEYPVDLSLLCWENKNQEIYEVSNKVKEVK; encoded by the coding sequence ATGTACAACTACCAAGATGATAGCTTGATGTTACACACAGATCTATACCAGATTAATATGGGAGAAACATACTGGAATGATGGTATTCATGAGCAGACTGCAGTATTTGATGTCTATTTTCGTAGCATGCCGTTTGATAATGGATATGCAGTGTTTGCAGGTCTTGAACGCGTGATAGAGTATGTGAAAGGTTTCAAGTTCTCAGAAACAGATATCGCATATTTGAAGACTCTCGGCTACAAAGAGGACTATTTGTCTTATTTGAAGGATTTGAAGTTTACAGGTAATATCCGTGCGATGCAGGAAGGGGAAGTATGTTTCAACAATGAGCCGTTATTACGAATAGAAGCACCTTTAATTCAGGCGCAGCTACTTGAGACAGCGATATTGAACATCGTCAACTTCCAAGTATTGATTGCAACGAAGGCAAGCCGTATTAAACAGGTTGTTGGCGATGAAATCGTCATGGAGTTCGGAACACGCCGTGCTCAGGAATTAGATGCAGCAATCTGGGGAACACGTGCAGCGTATATCGCGGGGTTTGACTCAACAAGTAATGTGCGTGCGGGCAAATTGTTCGGTATTCCGGTTGCCGGAACACACGCACATGCGATGGTTCAAGCCTATGATGATGAGTATGTGGCGTTTAAGAAATATGCAGAACGTCATAAAAACTGTGTGTTCCTGGTGGATACTTTCCATACACTGAAATCAGGTATGCCGAATGCTATTCGTGTTGCTAAAGAGTTAGGCGATAAGATTAATTTCGTCGGAATTCGCCTTGACTCAGGTGACTTAGCATATCTTTCAAAGGAAGCACGTCGCATGCTCGATGAAGCAGGTTTTCCTGATGCTAAAATATTTGCATCTAATGATCTAGACGAAGAAACGATTATTGCACTCAAACAGCAAGGGGCTAAGATTACAGCGTGGGGTATCGGTACGAAACTCATTACAGCATTCGATCAGCCGGCACTTGGTGCAGTATACAAACTTGTTGCAATAGAGAATAAAGCAGGGCAACTAGAAGATCGTATCAAAATTTCAAATAATGCAGAAAAGGTGACGACTCCTGGTAAGAAGAAGGTATATCGTATTATCAACAATCAGACAAATAAGTCTGAAGGAGATTATATTACACTGGACTTTGAAGATCCCTCTAAAGAGAAACCATTAAAGATGTTCCATCCGATTCATACGTATAAGCAAAAGTGGATCAATGATTTTACTGCGAGAGACTTGCATCAGGACATCTTTGTAGGTGGAAAACTTGTATATGAAGTGCCATCACTGGAAGTGTCACGTAAGTACTTACAGGATAATTTGAATCTTCTGTGGGAAGAGGCGATTCGTTATTTGAATCCCGAAGAGTATCCAGTAGATCTGAGCTTATTATGCTGGGAAAATAAAAATCAGGAAATTTATGAAGTTTCCAATAAGGTGAAAGAAGTGAAATAG
- a CDS encoding MFS transporter, which produces MFKKNFIILSIIVSISGMTQGMLLPLIAIIFEHDNVSTFVNGLHASSIYIGVFLASLFLEGLLRKFGYKNLIIIGGAIIFLSLGLFPILKNMTIWFILRLLVGVGDNMLHFSTQSWLTESTPRHKLGRIISIYGLSFSAGFMVGPLLSKLYDIHEALPFVASSLLTLCACSLILLLKNQYPEVQTSNISLKNTTANFGKVMKTSWVAFLFPMMYGVLEACLNSNFPVFAMKNGVDVNLIILIIPAYSLGAILFQIPLGMISDKVNRNVLLSIVTFIGACIFILCQFFTSNGYVLLALFFIAGIFIGSLYSLGVTLMTEITPKVLLPAGNLMCGLIFSVGSITGPIIGGMTIQFSHNTQFFSFIAVILLLISMATIYDYRKRLTIRNEG; this is translated from the coding sequence ATGTTCAAGAAAAATTTCATCATTTTATCTATCATCGTATCAATTTCCGGCATGACTCAAGGGATGCTGTTGCCACTCATCGCGATTATCTTCGAGCACGATAATGTATCGACATTCGTCAACGGACTTCATGCCTCATCCATATACATCGGCGTCTTTTTAGCCTCATTATTCTTAGAAGGATTACTCAGAAAGTTCGGTTATAAGAACCTTATTATTATAGGAGGAGCCATCATATTCTTGTCGCTCGGACTCTTTCCGATACTTAAGAATATGACGATCTGGTTCATATTAAGATTGCTTGTCGGGGTGGGGGATAATATGCTGCACTTCTCAACGCAATCATGGCTTACAGAATCAACACCGAGACATAAACTCGGACGTATCATTTCAATTTATGGTCTTAGTTTTTCAGCAGGTTTTATGGTCGGACCGTTATTATCTAAACTGTATGACATACATGAAGCACTGCCTTTTGTAGCAAGCAGTTTACTCACGTTATGTGCCTGCAGTTTAATACTATTACTGAAAAACCAGTATCCTGAAGTTCAGACCTCGAACATTTCACTAAAGAACACAACTGCAAACTTCGGCAAGGTGATGAAGACGAGCTGGGTCGCATTCTTATTTCCTATGATGTATGGTGTGCTGGAAGCATGTTTAAACAGCAATTTCCCGGTGTTCGCCATGAAAAATGGCGTCGATGTAAACTTAATCATCTTAATCATTCCTGCGTATAGTTTAGGTGCAATTCTGTTTCAAATACCCTTAGGTATGATTTCAGATAAAGTAAATCGTAATGTGCTGTTATCCATCGTGACATTTATCGGTGCGTGTATCTTTATATTATGTCAATTCTTTACAAGTAATGGTTATGTATTACTCGCTCTTTTCTTTATCGCCGGAATTTTTATCGGGTCACTTTATTCACTAGGCGTGACATTGATGACAGAAATCACACCGAAAGTACTCTTGCCAGCAGGAAATTTAATGTGCGGGCTCATATTCAGTGTCGGTAGTATTACAGGACCGATTATCGGCGGGATGACGATTCAGTTCTCGCACAACACACAATTTTTCAGCTTTATTGCTGTCATACTCCTACTCATCAGTATGGCTACAATTTATGATTACAGAAAACGACTGACAATTAGAAATGAGGGATGA